Sequence from the Herbaspirillum sp. meg3 genome:
GCCCAGGTGGAGGCACTGTCGCCGCAAGATTTCCTGGAAGGATTGCTGCGTCATCTGACCATCAATCAGACCGGCCTGAATGTCGTCATCAATCAGGAAGGCATGCCGCTGGTTGCCTTCTTCGACGAAAATCTCGTCGGCCTGGCGCTCGAAGCTGCGCTCCAGAACGCTACACGTTTTGCGCGCACCCGGATTGAACTCGGCTGCCATAAAGACGGCAGCGGCGTGGTGTTCAGCGTGCGCGATGACGGTCCCGGCATCGGCACGCACGAAGCAAAACCATCCACCGGACTCGGCATGGATTTATGCAAAGCCATCGCCAGCGCGCATCACAAAGGCGACAAAAAAGGCGAAGCCCTGCTCGCCAATCATCCTGATGGCGGCGCCCAGTTCGAACTACGATTGCCATGACCCACGATCTGGTCGGCGCCAGCGTGTGCCGGCTCGATCTCCTGCTTCGTCCAATACCCCTGCAGTACATGCGCTGAGCAAATAAGCAAGCGCGAAAAAAATCGTTCTTTTCCTCAGACTTCATCCGTAGAGTCGGTCTCAACGTGTCCGCAGTTTTCTGCCAATTGAATTTCAGTTGTCCCTCAATTGCCAGCCGGATTCGATCAAAAAGGGAAAAAACAACATGGAACGCCGTCGCCTGCTCCAGGCCATCGCTCTGCTGAGCGCTACCGGCACTGCAAGCTTTGCATTGCCCGCATTTGCACAAAGCGCCAAAACCACGCCGCTGCGTATCGGCTATCAGAAATCCTCCACCCTGCTCACCATCATCAAGACTAACGGTACGCTGGAGAAATTGCTGGCGCCGCTCAACGTCAAAATCAGCTGGCATGAGTTTTCCAGCGGTCTGCCCTTGCTCGAAGCGCTCAATGTCGGCGGGGTGGATCTCAGTGCCGATGTGGCCGATACCGTGCCGGTATTTGCACAGGCTGCAGGCGCAAAATTGACCTATGTTGCGCAGGAAGCGCCTTCGCCATCGGCACAAGCCATCATCGTGCGTGCCGATTCGCCGATCAAAACAGTCGCCGATCTCAAGCGCAAGAAGATTGCCGTCACAAAAGCGGCAGGCGTTCATTACCTGCTGATTGCCACACTCGAAAAAGCGGGCCTGAAGTTCAGTGATATTGAGGTTGCGTATCTCACCCCGGCCGACGGCCGTGCTGCATTTGAACGTGGCAGCGTGGACGCCTGGGTCACCTGGGATCCCTTCCTTGCAGGTGTGCAGAAGCAGACACAAGTGCGCGTACTTTCCGATGGCCGCAACGTCGCTGATTATCAGCGTTATTACCTGGCATCGACGCCTTTTGCCGACGCACATCCTGACGTGCTGGCAATCGTATTCAATGAACTGAAGAAAACTGGATTATGGGTACGCCAAAATCCGAAGGAAGCGGCTACCTTCCTTGCCCCGCTCTGGGGTCTGGACGCGCCGACCATTGAATTGGCCAATAGCCGCCGCAGCTACGACGTACGGACGGTAGTGGTCAACGCGCTGGGCGAACAGCAACGTATCGCTGATACGTTTTTTGCTGCGGGCCTGCTGCCGAAGAAAGTCAATGCCACCGACGTGGCAATCTGGAAACCGGCCGCAGCAGCGACCTGATCCACACAAAAAAAATGGACTGGCTCGATGCAACAACAGCAGCACTGGCGATCATTGCCGTACCGCTGGCATTGCGTTTTCCTCTGCGCGGAAAAGAGCAAGACGACATTCCGCCGTGTGATTGCACCGTCAAAGAGACAAGGGTCGCAACAAAAACCGCGAATCAGTTCCAAACGATTCCTCAGGAAGAAGAGCCGTCGCAAGAACGGCAACCCGACAGGCTACCGCCCTCTCGTTTCGGTTCACGCTGACACACAAACGTCATGACAAGAATCGACAGCAATTGATTATCAGATCAATCCTGATCACCCACTATCCATTTCACATTCATTGTCGGCTACCAATAACCATCAGGCGAGGCTGGCACGCACGCTGATGTCGGCTTTCAGCACCTTTGACACCGGACAGCCTTTCTTCGCAGCATCGACCGCCTCGTCGAATTTGGCCTGATCCGGATTCTGCAATTTGGCTTTCACATCCAGCACGATCGCCGTGATGGAAAAACCATCCTCCACCTTCTCCAGCGTTAACGTTGCATTGGTGTCGATGCGTTCGACGCCAAGACCGGCCTTGCCCAGACGACTCGACAAGTCCATGGAAAAACAGCCTGCATGCGCTGCCGCAATCAACTCCTCGGGATTGGTGCCGACGCCGTTTTCAAAACGTGTTGAAAACGAATACTGGGTTGCATCCAGCGTCTTGCTCTCCGTAGTCAATGAACCCTTACCGTCTCTCAGACTGCCGTTCCAGACGGCGGAAGCTTGTCGTTGCATGGTGTTCTCCTTTTGCACAAAACACCATCATGCGGCCGTCGCCAACGATGCGGCATAGGACAAGCGCGCAACCGGACGTAAGAGTTGCGGAAGAAGGAAAAATAAGGGGAAATAAGAAAGCTAAACGAGCATAAAAAAAGCCGCTCCGAAGAGCGGCTTTTCAGCTTGATCGGAGCGATCCGACCAGCGATCAACACATTACGACAGTTGCTGAATACCAGCCAACACCCAGCCGCCGTTGCCGGAGACAGGTTTGGAGAGGTTCCAGATTTCGTTGAACTGCGTTGGCGACGAAGCTGGATCTTCCTTGATGAAACCAAAGAATTTCACGCTGGCCAGGTAGTCGTTGCCGACTGTTTCCACGCCCAGCATATCGGCATCCAGCGACACCACGTCGGTTTGGTTGGCCGACGCACCGCGTTCCTGCAATTGCAGCTTCAGTTCGCCGAACATTTCCGGCGTCGTGAATTCACGGATATCGTTGGCATCGCCCTTGTCCCAGGCAGCTTGCAGACGGATAAAGTAAGTCTTGGCATTGCGCACAAAACCAACCGTATCGAAGTCGGCAGGGATACCGTAAGACGACTGCTCCGCAGCCGCAGCACCCATGCCGACAGCAGTAGCACCGCTACCGAAAGAAGTGCCTTGCAGCGCCTTCGGTGGCTGTGCCGGTTCCAGCAAGGAACCGATCGCCGGTGTGGAATTGCCTTGGTCAGCACCAGGTGCCGAGCCCGACGCATACGCCGGACGCTCGTTGCTGTTGCCTTCCGATTTGCGGCGGAACATGCGGTAGATGAACATCGCAGCGAACGCCAGCAAAGCTACCATCAAGATGGTGCTGATCATGCTGGCCATGGCGCCGCCGAGACCGAAGTGCGACAACAATGCGCCCAGACCCAGGCCCAGCAGCGCACCGCCGAGGATACCCTTCCATGGGCTAGGCTTCGGCGCAGCGGCAGCCGGTGCTGCTGCAGGCGCAGCAGGCTTGGCAGGCGCGGCCTGGTTCTGCTGCATCGGGCTTTGTGCCTGACGGCTGGCGCCCGACGACTGCTTGCCGAACGAGCCGCCGCCGCCGAGACGCTTGGCCTCGACGCTGCTTACGCCAATTGATAGGGTCATCGCAGCCACTATCAGCGCGACAAATACTTTTTTCATGCTATCTCCTGAGATGGAATGTGATGCGAAGGCGGTCGCATCGGCCGTAAAGCAATAAAAACCGGTAGTAAAACAACCCGGGTCAAGGCATCGGATCAGATGCAGCAGGTGCGACGAACACGACGCAAACAATCACCAAACGAAATGAAGAAGACGCGTGCCGTCAGCTATCGCCGCACTGCGGACGAAGACCGGGAATTGCCGCGAACGGCAAGAAGGGAATCAGACCCGCGGCGGACGGCCGGCGGGAGGGAGGAAAGGAGGTTGACGTGCGTCGTCGCTACGCAGCGCCGGCGCCAATGTGGCCGAATCAACGATAAAAGCCAGTGTCGGATTGAGCACGGTTTCGTCGCCGACACCGGCGTGATTGGAAAAATCTTCACTATCCGCATACGACGTATCGTCGTCACGGTCGGCTTGGCTGGTTTGATCAATCTGATCGGACTGGCCAGCCAGAATTTGCTGATCGTCGGCAGCGGTCTGGCCAGCGCCGGCGACTTCTGTCAGCAAACGCTGCATTTCCAGCATTTGCTGTTGCTGCACCTGAAATTCCAGCGCGGCAGAGTCAATGCCGGTCTTGTACGTCAGCATCCCTGCAAATACTTGCATGGGCAGCAGACAGATCAACAAGAGGGCAAACAGACGCTTCATTGAGGTTTTCAGACTATTAACAGGAAAATTATACCAAGAGTCAGGTCAGATGCGGGCATTACGCTGACTTATCAAGGGCTTAGTCAAAAAAACCAAAGTAAATCGCCGAGGCTTGTTTTAGCGCAAAACCAGTACGATTATGCGTTGCAATGACCTTCGATTTAGTAGAATATGCAGAAAAAGTATTGCAGTATTCTTATAAAACACGAGACAACGCCGCATACTCCTGCGGATCTAACCATGCGTATCCTGCTTGCAGAAGATGACAGTGTTCTGGCCGATGGGTTGACGCGCTCGCTGCGTCATTCCGGTTATGCGGCGGATTGCGTCAAGAATGGTGTGGAAGCTGATTCCGCCTTGTCCACTCAAGATTTTGATTTGCTGATCCTGGATCTGGGCTTGCCCAAAATGTCCGGGCTGGAAGTATTGCGCCGCCTGCGCGCGCGCAACTCCCGGCTGCCGGTGCTGATCCTCACCGCGGCCGACTCGGTCGAGCAACGCGTACAAGGCCTCGATCTGGGCGCCGATGATTACATGGCCAAGCCGTTTGCCTTGTCCGAGCTGGAAGCGCGCGTGCGCGCCCTGACCCGGCGTGGCGCCGGCGGCGGACCAACGGTGATCAAACATGGTTCGCTCAGTTACGACCAGGTCGGCCGCATCGCCTACATCGGCGAACAAATGCTCGATCTTTCTGCACGCGAACTGGGCCTGCTCGAAGTATTATTGCAGCGTACCGGGCGGCTGGTTTCCAAAGAACAGCTGGTGGATCATCTATGCGAATGGGGCGAGGAAGTCAGCAATAATGCGATCGAAGTCTATGTCCACCGTCTGCGCAAGAAAATCGAAGTCGGCGGCATCCGCATTGCGACGGTGCGCGGACTGGGCTATTGCCTCGAAAAACTACCCGACTCGATCGCCAGCACCAGCACCGGCACCGGCGTTGCCGCCAACGTCTGAGACTCTTTTTTACTTTTCTCCATTGAACGTCCTTTGCACGGCTTGTGCCGGCACGCCTGCAGGTGAAATGCATGCCTGACGTACGCGACGCCGCCGCCGGCGCGACTTCGCCACCACCTGCCTCCGCCAAAGGCAAGCGCCGTGCCGCCATCGCCACGCAACCGGAAGAACGCATTCAACGCTCACTGTTCGGTGAAATTCTCGACTGGATGCTGGCGCCACTGTTGCTGTTGTGGCCGATGAGTATCGCCATCACTTACCTGATCGCCCAATCCATCGCCAACCAGCCGTTCGACCGTGCCCTCGAAGACAGCGTCACGGTACTCGCGCAACAGGTCTCTGAAGTCAACGGCAAGACCGTCGCACGTTTGCCGGTATCGGCGCGCGATCTGCTGCGTGCCGACGACATCGACAACATCTACTTCCAGATCACCAGCCCGCGCGGCGAGTTCGTCGAGGGGGATCGCGACATGCCGCTGCCGCCGACCGATGACGACAAGCTGAGTATCGGCACGGTGATGTTTCGCAACGACATCCTGCATGGCAACGACGTCCGCATCGCTTATACGCAGGTCGACCTGCGCCGCACGTCCGAGCAACGCGCAGCCTCGTCAAAAGAGCCGCGCCTGGCGACAGTGCAAGTCGGGGAGACGCTGGAAAAGCGTGCGCAGCTCGCCAACGAAATCATCAAGGGTGTGATCCTGCCGCAATTCGTCATCCTGCCGGTGGCGCTGGCGCTGGTATGGTTTGCGCTGTCGCGCGGTCTGTCTCCGCTGTCCGAATTGCAGCAGCGTATCCGTGCACGGCGCCCTGACGATCTCAGCCCCATCGACTCCGGCCAGGTGCCGGAAGAAATCTCGCCGCTGGTGCGTTCACTCAACGACATGTTGGCGCGGCTGTCGCAAACCATCGCGCTGCAAAAACGTTTCATCGCCGATGCCGCACATCAGATGAAGACACCGCTGGCCGGCATGCGCATGCAATCCGAACTTGCGCTGCGCCAGACGGATCAGGCCGATGTCCACCGTTCGCTGGAACAACTCGCCAAAAGCTCTGAGTCCGCGACGCGGCTGGTCAATCAGTTGCTGTCGCTGGCGCGCGCCGAAAATCAAACGCCCGAGACGTCGCCCTTCCAGCCGCTGGAATTGTCCGAACTGGCACGCACGGTGGTGCAGGATTGGGTACCGATGTCGTTCACGCAACGCATCGATCTGGGTTTTGAGCAGCCCGGCCATCCGATCATGATTTCCGGCAATCCGATCATGCTGCGCGAACTGCTCAACAACCTGCTCGACAATGCGCTGCACTACACGCCTGCGTTAGGCAGCGTGACGGTACGCGCGCGCGACGACGACGAAAGCGGTCTGGCCTTCCTCGAAGTGGAAGACACCGGCCCTGGCATCGCACCGGCTGAGCGCAAGCACGTATTCGAACGCTTCTATCGCATCCTAGGTACGCACGCAGCAGGCAGCGGACTGGGACTGGCGATCGTGCGTGAGATTGCGCTGCAGCACGATGCCACGGTAGAGATTCACAACAATCCGCGCAGCCAGGATCCGAAGGCGCCGGGCTGTCTGTTCCGCGTGGTCTTGCGCATGACCCCGCGCCAGGCTTTCATTGACGACATCGGCTGACATGACTGAGAAGATCCCCTCCTCACCGCCCTCGGCGCCGGTCGCTTCTGCAGCGCCCATGACGCCGGCCGCCTATTGGGACAAGACACGCCGACTGACGCTGGCCCTGCTGGGTCTGTGGTTTGTGGTGACTTTCGTTGCCGTGTTTTTTGCACGTCAGCTGAACCGGGTCAATCTGTTCGGCTGGCCGCTGTCGTTTTATATGGCGGCGCAAGGCATCATGCTGGTCTATCTCGCCATCGTCGTGGTGTACACCATCCGGATGCGCCGCGCCGAGCGCCAGTTGCACCTTCACAGCGAGCAGATGCATGGAGACTAACAAACAGTTTTTCCGCCGCCTGAGCAAGTATTACGCGTGGTACACGGTCGGCTTCATCCTCTTCCTGCTGGTGCTGGCGGTGCTGGAACACGAAGGCATGCCGCGCGCATGGATCGGGTATCTGTTCATGTTTGTCACGATTGCCTTGTATGCGGGCATCGGTGTTGTCTGCCGCACTTCCGATGTGCCCGAGTACTATGTCGCCGGCCGACGCGTGCCGGCGCTTTTCAACGGTATGGCGACAGCGGCGGACTGGATCTCGGCAGCGACCTTCATTAGTCTTGCCGGCGGACTGTATCTGCAAGGCTTCGACGGACTGGCTTACATCATGGGCTGGACCGGCGGCTACTGCCTGGTGGCACTGCTGATCGCACCTTATCTGCGCAAGTTCGGCCAGTACACGATCGCCGACTTCCTTGCGGAACGTTATGCCGGCCGGTACAGCGGCAACTTCGTGCGCATCCTGGCAGTGATTGCGACCATCATCATTTCCTTCACCTATGTGGTGGCGCAGATCTACGGCGTCGGATTGATCACCTCGCGTTTCACCGGCATCGATTTTTCGATCGGCATTTTTCTGGGACTGGCGAGCATTCTGGTGTGCTCCTTCCTTGGCGGCATGCGTGCGATCACCTGGACCCAGGTAGCGCAATACATCATCATCCTGTTCGCCTATCTGATCCCGGTCATCTGGCTGTCGGCCAAACACACCAGCGTACCTGTACCGCAAGTGGCCTATGGCTCCGTGCTGCCCAAGCTGAACGCAGCCGAGAAACGCATCGCCGACGATCCGAAAGAAAAGGAAGTAAGCGCGATCTTCCAGGCACGCGCAGACGACTTCGACAAAAAACTCAAGAACCTGCCGCGCTCGTGGGAAGAAGGCCGCATTGATGCGCAACATCACATCGAAGAAGTCAAACGCAACAGCCATGCATCGTTGGCAGACATAAAAAGCGCAAGCCGGGCATTGACTGCGTATCCCAAAACCGTAGACGAAGCCGAACGTAAATGGAACGACGCCAAAGCGTACAACCTCGCACGCGCTCAGCCGCCGGTGTCGCAGACCGAACCCTTCCCCGGAAAGGATGAAGAAGCCTCCGAAATCAAGCGCAATAATTTTCTCGCGCTGGTGTTCTGCCTGATGCTCGGCACGGCCGCACTACCGCACATCCTGATGCGGTACTACACGACGCCGACAGTCCACGAGGCACGCAAGTCGGTATTCTGGACACTCTTCTTCATCATGCTGATTTACATCACGGTGCCGGCGCTGGCGATCCTGGTGAAGTACGACATTTACACCTCACTGGTCGGCAGCAATTATGCCCACCTGCCTGACTGGGTGTACTACTGGGCGAACATCGACAAGGTCAATCCGCTGGTCAGCATCAACGACCTCAATCACGACAACATCGTACAGCTTGGCGAGATTGCCCTCGACGGCGACATCATCGTGCTGGCCACGCCGGAAATTGCCGGCTTGCCGTATTTCATCTCGGGGCTGGTGGCTGCCGGTGGTCTGGCCGCAGCCTTGTCGACTGCCGATGGATTACTGCTGACGATTTCCAATGCGCTGTCACATGACGTGTACTACAAGGTGGTTGATCCGGCGGCGTCGTCGCAAAAGCGCGTCACGATTTCCAAATTGCTGTTGTTGGTGGTGGCCTTGCTGGCGGCGTATGCCGCATCGCTGAAACCGGGAGACATTCTGTCGATGGTTGGCGTGGCGTTTTCGCTTGCAGCGTCGACGTTGTTCCCGGCACTGGTGGCCGGCATATTCTGGAAGCGCGCCAATCAGGCCGGAGCCATTGCAGGCATCATCAGCGGCTTTGTGATGTGCGTGTATTACATGCTGCATACCCATCCAGCCTTTGGCGGGCATGCCGCAAATCAGTGGTTCCACATCGCACCGATCTCGGCCGGCATTTTCGGCGTGCCGGTCGGCATCACAGCACTGATCATCGTGAGCTTGCTGACGCCCCCCCCGGATGAACGAACGATGGCGCTGATTGATCACATCCGCGCGCCGTAAAGTCGCCCTCCTTTTTATGCGTACTCGGTATATTGAATATTCGATCGAAAACACCCGCAGAAACACCCGCCATATCTCAGTATTGACGCCAGGAAAGTATCGATAGAATTGCTCTTCATTAAGTACGCCATCGACACGCCACGCGCGTAACCGCAGAGCAGTACAGCACACGCTCCCCTCGAAATATGTTTGCACGCACCTGCGTGCAATGTTTCCTATTGACGTCAATAGACGAAAGGGCGTGACATGAAATTTTCCACTACGACGGTCGCTGTGCGACTTGGCCTGGCTTTCTCCCTGATTCTTATTTTGCTCTCTGCGATCCTTGCAACAGGCATCGTCGGCATGCGTGAAATGCACCAAAAAATCAGCCTTATCACCGACGTCAACAACACAGAGATTCGCGAGCTCTCGACCATGCGCGCCGCGCTTTACGAACAATCGCTTTCGCTGCGCAACATGGCGCTGGCGAAGAGTCCCGACGTTCTGCAACAGCAAGGTTTGTTGCTTGAAAAACATACGCAAAGCTATCTTGCAGCTGAATCTCGTCTGAGCAAAATGTTTGAGACCCAGAAAGAGACGATGCCTGAGGAGAAATCCGCCATTGTCCTGATCAGAGTCAAAACAGAAAAGGCCATGCCGATCCTGACACAACTTATCAACGGCGCGGCACATAACGACAGCGCCGTCGTCGGTAATTTGCTGAACGGTATCCTGCCAGCTCTGCAGGCGGAGCGACGTCAGCTGCTGGAACAACTGGTGGCGCTCGAAGACCGCCTCAGCAGCGAAGCTAACCACGATGCGGAAAAGGTTTATCAACTTGCTTATGCCAGCATGCTGCTTGCAGGCGCTGCGTCGCTCCTCGTAGGTATTGTTGCGGCAGTGATGGTCACACGCAGCGTGCTGCGCCAACTCGGCGGCGAGCCTGCCTATGCAACAACGGTCGCGCAAAGAATCGCATCCGGCGACCTGACGACAACGGTAGAGCCGGACGACGAAAATATTGCCAGCTTGCTCACGGCAATGAAAACGATGAACGCCAGCCTGCTTGCCATCGTGCGCAGGGTTCGTCTCGGCGCCCAGAATATTGCCACCGCCACGACCGAAATTGCCTCCGGCAACCTCGACTTATCCGCACGCACGGAGGAACAGGCTGGCGCTCTGGAACAGACGGCATCAGCCATGGAGCAGCTGACGGCGACAGTGCAGCAAAACGCCGACAACGCACGCCGGGCCAATGAGCTCGCGACGATGGCCGCAGCGACCGCAACACAAAGCAGTAACGCGGTCGCTGAGGTTGTCAAAACCATGGGCGTCATCAGCAATTCTTCAACACAGATCATCGACATTATTGCCGTGATTGATGGCATTGCTTTCCAGACCAATCTGCTGGCGTTGAATGCTGCCGTGGAGGCCGCCCGCGCCGGCGAGCAAGGCCGCGGTTTTGCCGTCGTTGCTACAGAGGTACAGGAACTGGCTCGGCGCAGCGCTACTGCCGCAAGAGAAATCAAGAGCCTGATCCAGAACTCGGCGGCCGACATCGAAGTGGGCAACCATCTTGTCGCTGATGCAGGACGAGCAATGCAGGACGTGGTGACGAGCATCGGGAACGTGACTGAGGTAGTCAACGAGATTGCGGCGGCCAGTCGGGAACAAAGCACCGGCTTGCAGGAAATCAGTCATGCCATTGTGCAAATGGACGAAGTGACCCAGCAAAACGCCGCCCTGGTGGAACAAGCGGCAGCCGCAGCGCAATCCCTCCAGGATCAGGCGCAAGATCTGAGAAAAGCAGTCGATATTTTTATTGTCGACGACATCGAAGAAAGACATCATCGCGCAATCGACGTCACGCCGGAACGGCGAGCGCATCTGTCGCTCGTCGAAGTCGCTTGATGTAAACGCGCGGCGTGAAGGGGTTGCTGTTTCGCTGCGTCAGATGGCGAAAGGCAATCCCGGTTTTTCTTCCGCCGGCATCACTGTCACGGCCACCTGCATGGTTTGCTGGCCACCGCCGATGAGCACACCGCGCAGGGGTGAGATGTCCAGGAAATCGCGGCCCCATCCCAACGTGATGTGGCTGGTATCAGGAAAAATACCGTTGGTCGGATCAGCGTCGATCCAGCAATCCGGCTGGCCGTCCTGGCCCGGGCAATACACCGACACCCACGCATGGGACGCATCGGCGCCGATCAGGCGCGGCTGGCCGGGTGGCGGCTGCGTCAGCAGATAGCCGCTGACGTAACGCGCCGACAAACCCAGGGAGCGCAGGCAGGACAACATGAAGTGCGCATAGTCCTGACATACCCCGCGCTTGCTGATGAACACGTCGGTCACCGGGGTCGACACGGTGGTCGCCTCCGGATCGAAAGTGAATTCATTGAAGATGCGTTTCATCAGCATCTCGACGCCGCGCAGCAAGGGTAATCCCGGCGTGAAGCATTCGGCGGCGTAACGGGCAAATTCACGCTTGATCCTGACATGCGAAGATTCGAACAGAAAGCGCGACGCTTCCAGCATGTCGGCCGACAGGCTGCGGCCGGCGTGATAAGACAGCGTCTCTGCGACCCACT
This genomic interval carries:
- a CDS encoding sensor histidine kinase KdpD, giving the protein MDPKLAAIIVHDIKNSLGVLEGQLRALADGSSDERTGQAHTTCLTLQDKLIGFLTLYKASSQGLTAQVEALSPQDFLEGLLRHLTINQTGLNVVINQEGMPLVAFFDENLVGLALEAALQNATRFARTRIELGCHKDGSGVVFSVRDDGPGIGTHEAKPSTGLGMDLCKAIASAHHKGDKKGEALLANHPDGGAQFELRLP
- a CDS encoding aliphatic sulfonate ABC transporter substrate-binding protein: MERRRLLQAIALLSATGTASFALPAFAQSAKTTPLRIGYQKSSTLLTIIKTNGTLEKLLAPLNVKISWHEFSSGLPLLEALNVGGVDLSADVADTVPVFAQAAGAKLTYVAQEAPSPSAQAIIVRADSPIKTVADLKRKKIAVTKAAGVHYLLIATLEKAGLKFSDIEVAYLTPADGRAAFERGSVDAWVTWDPFLAGVQKQTQVRVLSDGRNVADYQRYYLASTPFADAHPDVLAIVFNELKKTGLWVRQNPKEAATFLAPLWGLDAPTIELANSRRSYDVRTVVVNALGEQQRIADTFFAAGLLPKKVNATDVAIWKPAAAAT
- a CDS encoding OsmC family protein; its protein translation is MQRQASAVWNGSLRDGKGSLTTESKTLDATQYSFSTRFENGVGTNPEELIAAAHAGCFSMDLSSRLGKAGLGVERIDTNATLTLEKVEDGFSITAIVLDVKAKLQNPDQAKFDEAVDAAKKGCPVSKVLKADISVRASLA
- a CDS encoding Tim44 domain-containing protein — protein: MKKVFVALIVAAMTLSIGVSSVEAKRLGGGGSFGKQSSGASRQAQSPMQQNQAAPAKPAAPAAAPAAAAPKPSPWKGILGGALLGLGLGALLSHFGLGGAMASMISTILMVALLAFAAMFIYRMFRRKSEGNSNERPAYASGSAPGADQGNSTPAIGSLLEPAQPPKALQGTSFGSGATAVGMGAAAAEQSSYGIPADFDTVGFVRNAKTYFIRLQAAWDKGDANDIREFTTPEMFGELKLQLQERGASANQTDVVSLDADMLGVETVGNDYLASVKFFGFIKEDPASSPTQFNEIWNLSKPVSGNGGWVLAGIQQLS
- a CDS encoding response regulator transcription factor, producing the protein MRILLAEDDSVLADGLTRSLRHSGYAADCVKNGVEADSALSTQDFDLLILDLGLPKMSGLEVLRRLRARNSRLPVLILTAADSVEQRVQGLDLGADDYMAKPFALSELEARVRALTRRGAGGGPTVIKHGSLSYDQVGRIAYIGEQMLDLSARELGLLEVLLQRTGRLVSKEQLVDHLCEWGEEVSNNAIEVYVHRLRKKIEVGGIRIATVRGLGYCLEKLPDSIASTSTGTGVAANV
- a CDS encoding sensor histidine kinase, which encodes MPDVRDAAAGATSPPPASAKGKRRAAIATQPEERIQRSLFGEILDWMLAPLLLLWPMSIAITYLIAQSIANQPFDRALEDSVTVLAQQVSEVNGKTVARLPVSARDLLRADDIDNIYFQITSPRGEFVEGDRDMPLPPTDDDKLSIGTVMFRNDILHGNDVRIAYTQVDLRRTSEQRAASSKEPRLATVQVGETLEKRAQLANEIIKGVILPQFVILPVALALVWFALSRGLSPLSELQQRIRARRPDDLSPIDSGQVPEEISPLVRSLNDMLARLSQTIALQKRFIADAAHQMKTPLAGMRMQSELALRQTDQADVHRSLEQLAKSSESATRLVNQLLSLARAENQTPETSPFQPLELSELARTVVQDWVPMSFTQRIDLGFEQPGHPIMISGNPIMLRELLNNLLDNALHYTPALGSVTVRARDDDESGLAFLEVEDTGPGIAPAERKHVFERFYRILGTHAAGSGLGLAIVREIALQHDATVEIHNNPRSQDPKAPGCLFRVVLRMTPRQAFIDDIG
- a CDS encoding DUF4212 domain-containing protein, with product MTEKIPSSPPSAPVASAAPMTPAAYWDKTRRLTLALLGLWFVVTFVAVFFARQLNRVNLFGWPLSFYMAAQGIMLVYLAIVVVYTIRMRRAERQLHLHSEQMHGD
- a CDS encoding sodium:solute symporter family protein is translated as METNKQFFRRLSKYYAWYTVGFILFLLVLAVLEHEGMPRAWIGYLFMFVTIALYAGIGVVCRTSDVPEYYVAGRRVPALFNGMATAADWISAATFISLAGGLYLQGFDGLAYIMGWTGGYCLVALLIAPYLRKFGQYTIADFLAERYAGRYSGNFVRILAVIATIIISFTYVVAQIYGVGLITSRFTGIDFSIGIFLGLASILVCSFLGGMRAITWTQVAQYIIILFAYLIPVIWLSAKHTSVPVPQVAYGSVLPKLNAAEKRIADDPKEKEVSAIFQARADDFDKKLKNLPRSWEEGRIDAQHHIEEVKRNSHASLADIKSASRALTAYPKTVDEAERKWNDAKAYNLARAQPPVSQTEPFPGKDEEASEIKRNNFLALVFCLMLGTAALPHILMRYYTTPTVHEARKSVFWTLFFIMLIYITVPALAILVKYDIYTSLVGSNYAHLPDWVYYWANIDKVNPLVSINDLNHDNIVQLGEIALDGDIIVLATPEIAGLPYFISGLVAAGGLAAALSTADGLLLTISNALSHDVYYKVVDPAASSQKRVTISKLLLLVVALLAAYAASLKPGDILSMVGVAFSLAASTLFPALVAGIFWKRANQAGAIAGIISGFVMCVYYMLHTHPAFGGHAANQWFHIAPISAGIFGVPVGITALIIVSLLTPPPDERTMALIDHIRAP
- a CDS encoding methyl-accepting chemotaxis protein, with product MKFSTTTVAVRLGLAFSLILILLSAILATGIVGMREMHQKISLITDVNNTEIRELSTMRAALYEQSLSLRNMALAKSPDVLQQQGLLLEKHTQSYLAAESRLSKMFETQKETMPEEKSAIVLIRVKTEKAMPILTQLINGAAHNDSAVVGNLLNGILPALQAERRQLLEQLVALEDRLSSEANHDAEKVYQLAYASMLLAGAASLLVGIVAAVMVTRSVLRQLGGEPAYATTVAQRIASGDLTTTVEPDDENIASLLTAMKTMNASLLAIVRRVRLGAQNIATATTEIASGNLDLSARTEEQAGALEQTASAMEQLTATVQQNADNARRANELATMAAATATQSSNAVAEVVKTMGVISNSSTQIIDIIAVIDGIAFQTNLLALNAAVEAARAGEQGRGFAVVATEVQELARRSATAAREIKSLIQNSAADIEVGNHLVADAGRAMQDVVTSIGNVTEVVNEIAAASREQSTGLQEISHAIVQMDEVTQQNAALVEQAAAAAQSLQDQAQDLRKAVDIFIVDDIEERHHRAIDVTPERRAHLSLVEVA
- a CDS encoding transglutaminase family protein; the protein is MTMSDATYHIIHETNYQYAASVRLSHQVLRLTPRSLPWQTCTSHFINILPGPTNLINLYTDSFGNALQSFSLDQDHASLDVYAESWVEISSRLLPVETPPWEWVAETLSYHAGRSLSADMLEASRFLFESSHVRIKREFARYAAECFTPGLPLLRGVEMLMKRIFNEFTFDPEATTVSTPVTDVFISKRGVCQDYAHFMLSCLRSLGLSARYVSGYLLTQPPPGQPRLIGADASHAWVSVYCPGQDGQPDCWIDADPTNGIFPDTSHITLGWGRDFLDISPLRGVLIGGGQQTMQVAVTVMPAEEKPGLPFAI